CTCGCGCCCGAGAGGGGAACCCCGGAATCCCAACCTGGCGCGGCATCTGCCCAACTCCACGACTTCGCGACCTGTTGCGCGGCGACAGGCGTACCCTTCAGCACGTTAGACGCATCGGGTGAGGGACTGGCGTCTACGGCGCTTGACGTCGACGCCGTCTGGCTAACTGACGACGTGTGGGCCGGCCCGTTGAACACCCCAAACGGTCTCTGGCCCGGCCGCTGGCCCAGCCACGTCCCCCTCTGGATCACCCACCCTCAGGCGGTGCCGGCGCACCTCACGGTGGCCTGGGATGGACGACCACAGGCGGCCGGTCTGCTGGCCGCCGCCGCCCGGCTCAGCCGCGCCTGGACGGTTCCGCTGCGGCTGCTGGTCGTCGCTCGCCATGACGACATCTACCTCGGTGTCGACACCCTGGACACCGCGGCGGAGCGACTCATGGCCCTGGGGGTGACGCCAGCAACGGCCATGCTCCAGCGCGGGGAACGTACGACCCTGCTTGTGGCGGCCACCGCGCCCGACAGCATGCTGATCACGGGGTGGCGTTTTCCCACTCCAGGCAGCGCACCGCGTCACACGGACGTCACCGAGCGGTTCTTCACGCAGCGGCGTGGGGCGGCGCTGCTGTATCCCACGCCACTGAGCGCTGGAAGGTGGTGAAGAGTGACGCCCACGCGACGCTCCGCTCTCCTGAATGTTAAAAGCACGAGGTTTCCATGATCCAGACCCTGCTCGTCCCCCTCGACGACAGCCCAGCGAGTCAGGGCGCCCTCAATGGCGCCCTGGCCGTGGCGGCCCAGCGACATTTCACGGTGGTGGGGCAGCCCATCTCCGTGCTGAAAACCACTGAACCCGCAGGAGTCCCGGCAGACCGGGGGGAACAGAACGACCCCCTCCTCCATGATTTCGCCGTTCGCTGCGATGCGTGGCAGGTCAACTACCAGTCCTGCACGAAATCCGACCTCACCTCCGGAACCCTGCGCTCCGCCCTGCAGGACTCAGCCATCGATGCCATCTGGCTACCACAGTTCGGTTCTTCACCTGAACGACCGGGACGGTCAACGCTGCCGGCAGCGCTGCTTCACGCGAGTCCCATCATGGTCTGGGTGAGCCACCCCGCCAGCGTGCCGCCCACCCACCTGACCGTGGCGTACGACGGCGATCCACATGCACAGGAAGCGCTGATGGTGGCCGCCAGTCTCGCCCTCAACTGGTCGCTGCCGCTGCACCTGGACCTGATCACGCCCCACGGGCTGCCACGGCCCGGCACCCTTGATCTGGCGGCCACCCACGACCGTCTCGCGGTGCTCGGCCGGGCCCCGACCACGGAGCAGCACTGTGTTGGCCCGGCGGCGCCACACCTGACCAGGGCAACCGGGCCGGACACGCTGCTGATCCTGGGCACCCACTGGCCACCGGCCTGGCCGTGGCACACCGCGACCGTCGACTCGGTGCTCGGCGCCGCTGGGGGGTCGGTGCTGGTCTGTCCCGCGCCCGCCCTGTGGTGACACCTGGGGCAGCGTCAGAGGGCACGGCACTCCGGTTCCTTATGCTGTGGCTGAGATTCCTGCATTCCCTCAGGGAAGGACTGTGTTCCCTCGCCGACGCCGAGAGCGTGGACTGACCATTCCACGTCATCTCGGTGTGTGAAGCTCCACAGCAGCAGCAGGTACCCGCCACCTACTCCCTTGACAACCGATGGGGACTGGCCGGTGATCGCCGGGCACGTCTGATGCGTCTGGCCTTGTACTCTCGTCAGCTCATCACCTGGCCTGGATATTCATCGCCGCGCGAACTGGTGGAAATGTCAGACACGCTACCAGGCCGCCACCCGGTCGAGTGCCAAGGGTGAAGGCGGCACCGTGCTGCTCGGCAACGGCACTGACCAGCGCGAGGCCCAGCCCGGCTCCGCGCACCGCCTGCTGATCCCGGCCCCGCTGAAAGGGCTGCACGACCCGTTCCAGGTCAGCCGGCAGCAGGCCAGGGCCATCGTCACGTACCTCGACCCGAGCACCGGTTCCAGTGTGTGCCGTTTCTACCCAGACCTCGCCCCCGTCACGGCCATAGGTCAGGGCGTTGCGCAGCAGGTTGCTGACAGCGAGTTCGAGAGCGCCCGCATCGGCCAGCACGACCACGCTGAGAGGCACCAGGTGGATGCGCTGACCTCGGGCGGAGGCGGCAGGCCATTGGGCCGCCACGACCTGCGTGATGACCTCCGCAAGATCGACGGGCTGCAGACGGGTCTGTCCGTTGCTGCGCGCGAGGGCCAGCAGGCTCTCAATGGCGCCCAGCATCTCGGCGGCGCTCTCCCGGACGGTGCGCAGGCTGCTGACATACTGCTCGGGCGACCGGGGTCGTTCCAGGCTGAGATCCGCGCGACCCTGGAGGACCGTCAGCGGCGTGCGCAGTTCGTGTGCGGCGGCCAGCGCGAACGCCTTCTCACGCTCGATGGTGCTCCCCAAACGCTCGAGCATCGCGTTCACAGTGGAGGTGAGCCGCGCCATCTCGTCCTGCCCGGGCACGGGGGGCAGGCGTTCCCCGTAACGGCCGGACGCGGCAATCGACGCCGCGAGACGCGCGACCTCATCCACGGGGCGCAGCGCCCGGTCGGCGAGCAGGTACCCGGCCACGACCCCGAACAGCAGCAGGGGCAGCAGCCCCAGCGTCAGGAAGCGCACGCTGCGGCTCAGGGTGGTGCGCAGCTCGGCCTCCGAGCGGGTGGCCTGCACCCAGCCGCCGGCCGGCAGCCGCAGCGTGAAGGTGCGTTCCACGCCGACCGTCACGTACCCCGCCTGCAGGGGCGCGCGGGTGCGGGCCACGCCGAGCTGATCGACCAGCCCGCCAGACGGGCTGTACACGCGCAGGGCCGTGAAGCCGGGCAACTGGCCCTGCACATGCGCGCCGGCCGCGTCACCGCCGATGGGTGAACCCGCGTCCCCAGCGAGCTGCGTGGCGGCCACAGTCGCGCCCTCGCGCAGTGAGGCGTCCAGGCCCGCGTTCAGGCTGCTCCGCAGGCTTATGAAGATCAGCAGGGCGCTCAGCAGCACGATGACCGTGCTGACCAGCGCGGAGTACAGCGTCAGGCGCCAGCGCAGGCTCACGCCCGGACGTCCTGCGGCAACGGCCCCAGCCGGTAGCCCAGGCCACGCACCGTTTCGATCACACTGTCGCCCAGCTTGCGCCTGACCGTGGACACGAACACGTCCACCACCTTGGTGTCCACCGCGCTGTCCTCCGGCCACACCCGCTCGATCAGGCTGTCCCGCGCATACGCCCGGCCGGGACTGAGGGCCAGGCACTCCACCAGCGCGTACTCACGCGGCGTCAGGGCCACCGGCTGACCATCGCGCAGCACCTGATGCCCGGCGAGGTCGAGCCGGTAGCCCAGCGGCAGCGGCAGGGTGTTGCTCGCCTCGCCCACGGATCGCCGCACCAGCGCGCGGATGCGGGCCCGCAGTTCCCGGAACTCGAAGGGTTTGGTCAGGTAATCGTCCCCGCCGGTGTCGAGACCCGTCACGCGGGAGTCGAGGTCGCCCCGCGCGGTCAGGAACAGGATGGGCGTCCGGTCGCGCCGGGCACGCAGCGTGCGCGCCAGGGTGAAACCGGCTTCGGATCCCTCAGGCAGCATGACGTCCACAATCAGCAGGTCGAAGTCCCGCAGCGCGCACAGGCCCTCGGCGGTCACGGCGTCCGGCGCGTGATCCACCGTCAGGCCGTCCTCGCCCAGCCCCTCGGTGACCAGGGCCGCGACGCGCGGATCATCCTCGACGAGCAGGAGCCGAATGGCGAACCTCCGGACAAGGCAGCACACTGAAGAGCATGCCCCCACCGTAGGCGTGGCGGGTAAAGGGCCGGCAAAGGAGGAGCGGCACAGATCATCTGTGCCGCTCCTCTCCGAGAGGGGGTTACTTGCTGGTCGCGCCGGCCACGTCGGGCGTCTCGGGGCCGCTCTGGTCGCCCTGCTGCACGTTGTCCGTGTCGGCACCTGCCGGTTCGGCGGCGTCGGCCGTCTCGCCGGTTTCAGCGCCGTCCGCCGTCTCCGTGTCCCCCGCCGCGTCCGGCGTGTCGCCGACTTCGGCGGTATCGGTCGCGCCGGCCACGTCAGCGCTGTCGCCGGCTTCCGGCGTATCCAGGGCGCTGTCCTGGGTGCTGGCCTGCGCCGTCACGGTCGCAGGCGTGGCCGTCGCGGCCTTCTGCGCACCGGCGATCTGGGTGACGCCGAGCACGGCAACGGCGGTGGTGAGGGAGGCGGCGATCAACTTGAGTTTGATGTTCATGGGTTCCATCCTTCGGCCGCCTGGGACTCAGGGATCGGAGCGGCGGCTGACTCCGACGCGTTCACCATAGAAACGCGCGGTAAAGGCCTGGACAGCAAAAGTAAAGAGCGCGTGTGGGGTGACGCGCGCCGGCTGCCCGGACACTCGAGGACATGCCCGACAGGTGGGCAGACGGACGCGGACTGCACCCACGCTGCCTCTCATCACGGTGCCGCGTGGCTGAGCACGACCACGCGTACGGCTCCCATGCCAGCACCCGGCCGCGGCCTGCTCATCACGGTCGTGTCGGCCATCGCGTCCGGCAGGTGTGGAGCGTGACCAGTGGCAGACACACCCTCACCGTTCACTCGGTCACCCTGGTGCCGCCAGCCGACCTGCCGGTAATAGTGCAGGCCGTGGCCGGGGCGTCGAGCATGCACCGGTGCGGATCGAGCCGCCCGGTGCCCACGAACGACAGGACGTTCACCTTCACCCTGAGCAGGCACGAACCGTCACCGGGTGGCCCGGAGCCGTTCCAGTAGGGCAGGAGGAACGGTAAGGCCAGCACGCCATGGGGGCCAGACGACCTGCGCCTGCCCCCCATGGCTGCACCGGTCACGACGCGCGCAACACCTCCGTGACGCGGCGTCCGGACGCGCGCCGGGCCACGACCACGGCCACGCCGGTGGATACCACCGCGCTGATCAGCAGCAGACCCAGGTAGACCCAGGGCATCAGCAGGCCCTCGGGCGGCGGGTCGAACACGCCCTGCAGCAGTTTGATCAGCGTCTGCGCGACGCCCAGGCCGATCACGAGGCCGAAGGCCCCGCCCAGGCCGACGATCACCAGCGCCTCGCCGTTCAGGAAGGCCCCCAGCTGCCGGGACGTGGCCCCCAGTGCGCCCAACACCGTGAAGGTACGGCGGCGCTCGGTGAGACCCAGGGCGAGCACCAGA
This genomic interval from Deinococcus metalli contains the following:
- a CDS encoding universal stress protein, whose translation is MIQTLLVPLDDSPASQGALNGALAVAAQRHFTVVGQPISVLKTTEPAGVPADRGEQNDPLLHDFAVRCDAWQVNYQSCTKSDLTSGTLRSALQDSAIDAIWLPQFGSSPERPGRSTLPAALLHASPIMVWVSHPASVPPTHLTVAYDGDPHAQEALMVAASLALNWSLPLHLDLITPHGLPRPGTLDLAATHDRLAVLGRAPTTEQHCVGPAAPHLTRATGPDTLLILGTHWPPAWPWHTATVDSVLGAAGGSVLVCPAPALW
- a CDS encoding HAMP domain-containing sensor histidine kinase is translated as MSLRWRLTLYSALVSTVIVLLSALLIFISLRSSLNAGLDASLREGATVAATQLAGDAGSPIGGDAAGAHVQGQLPGFTALRVYSPSGGLVDQLGVARTRAPLQAGYVTVGVERTFTLRLPAGGWVQATRSEAELRTTLSRSVRFLTLGLLPLLLFGVVAGYLLADRALRPVDEVARLAASIAASGRYGERLPPVPGQDEMARLTSTVNAMLERLGSTIEREKAFALAAAHELRTPLTVLQGRADLSLERPRSPEQYVSSLRTVRESAAEMLGAIESLLALARSNGQTRLQPVDLAEVITQVVAAQWPAASARGQRIHLVPLSVVVLADAGALELAVSNLLRNALTYGRDGGEVWVETAHTGTGARVEVRDDGPGLLPADLERVVQPFQRGRDQQAVRGAGLGLALVSAVAEQHGAAFTLGTRPGGGLVACLTFPPVRAAMNIQAR
- a CDS encoding response regulator transcription factor, coding for MCCLVRRFAIRLLLVEDDPRVAALVTEGLGEDGLTVDHAPDAVTAEGLCALRDFDLLIVDVMLPEGSEAGFTLARTLRARRDRTPILFLTARGDLDSRVTGLDTGGDDYLTKPFEFRELRARIRALVRRSVGEASNTLPLPLGYRLDLAGHQVLRDGQPVALTPREYALVECLALSPGRAYARDSLIERVWPEDSAVDTKVVDVFVSTVRRKLGDSVIETVRGLGYRLGPLPQDVRA